Proteins encoded in a region of the Pseudomonas sp. PDNC002 genome:
- a CDS encoding cupin domain-containing protein has product MNVEQIVDFAQATTAPEHYRPAPDRIIKGDPAQNVRNHYSSGCGQFNVGIWEGEPGHWNVSYTEHEYCEILQGVSVIRDANGGAKTVRVGDRFVIPAGFSGTWEVLEPCRKVYVIFEQKA; this is encoded by the coding sequence ATGAACGTCGAGCAGATCGTCGATTTCGCCCAGGCCACCACCGCCCCCGAACACTACCGCCCCGCCCCGGACCGCATCATCAAGGGCGACCCGGCGCAGAACGTACGCAACCACTACTCCAGCGGCTGCGGCCAGTTCAACGTGGGCATCTGGGAAGGCGAGCCGGGCCACTGGAACGTCAGCTACACCGAGCACGAATACTGCGAGATCCTCCAGGGCGTGTCGGTGATCCGTGATGCCAACGGCGGCGCCAAGACCGTGCGCGTCGGCGATCGCTTCGTCATCCCGGCCGGCTTCAGCGGCACCTGGGAAGTGCTGGAGCCCTGCCGCAAGGTCTACGTGATCTTCGAACAGAAGGCCTGA